In Streptococcus sp. SN-1, a single genomic region encodes these proteins:
- a CDS encoding YhgE/Pip family protein yields MFKEWKAIFKKPTFIIVMIGISLIPALYNIIFLSSMWDPYGQLSDLPVAVVNNDKEASYNGNTMAIGKDMVSNLKENKTLDFHFVDEEEGKKGLENGDYYMVVTLPSDLSEKAASILTDHPEQMQIDYHTSSGHSFIASKMSDSAMTQLKQNVSTNVTETYTKALFNKMVDLKDGMSQAASGSEKLTDGANQLVTGSQTLTTNLHSLADSSLTFSNGTEQFTKGLSAYVSGVEQLHLGLGNFNSGLVTYTGAVSQLDSRLGQLSSKSPELVRGINQLYTGVESYTGGVSQLNAGLNQLSSGVSAYTNGVGNLATGANQLSSQSATLRMGVGQLSEGIQQLSSKLDASSGKKDQINQLSSDLNQLNQAIQNIDVEDTKQLDSVLSSIASLSNQILASVQSEKATTLANIQSTAAYQSLTSDQQAEIRASVSQNSTDSIQSAQSIVALVKGLQGSLENLQNQSSNLSILKNQANQVLPIASTSLTRLSSGLTEIQGAVTSKLVPASQSITSRVNAYTAGVDKVSQGASQLSEKNATLTSSLDQLVSGSTTLTQKSSNLTAGVGQLVEKTPELVSGIEKLSTGSNQLNQKSQELIAGVDKLQLGSGQLADKSSQLLSGASKLENGANKLADGAGKLAEGGTKLTSGLEGLQTGVASLGQGLSNASDQLKSASTESKNAETLSNPLSLSKTDNDQVPVNGIAMAPYMISVALFVAAISTNMIFAKLPSGRHPESRWAWLKSRAEINGIIAVLAGILVYGGVHLIGLTANHEMRTFILIILTSLVFMSMVTALTTWNSRIGAFFSLILLLLQLASSAGTYPLALTNDFFRAINPWLPMSYSVSGLRQTISMTGNIHHQVIFLAVILVLFIGLGMLAYQPKKMEGD; encoded by the coding sequence ATGTTTAAAGAATGGAAAGCAATTTTTAAAAAACCAACCTTTATTATTGTCATGATAGGGATTTCTCTTATTCCAGCTCTGTACAATATCATATTTTTGTCCTCAATGTGGGATCCATATGGTCAATTGTCTGACTTACCTGTGGCAGTTGTCAATAATGATAAAGAGGCTTCCTATAATGGTAATACTATGGCAATAGGAAAAGACATGGTGTCCAATTTAAAAGAAAATAAAACCTTGGATTTTCATTTTGTAGATGAAGAAGAAGGTAAGAAGGGTTTAGAAAATGGCGATTACTATATGGTAGTAACTTTACCAAGTGATTTATCTGAAAAAGCAGCTTCTATTTTAACGGATCATCCAGAGCAAATGCAAATCGATTATCATACTTCAAGTGGTCATAGCTTTATTGCCAGCAAGATGAGTGATTCTGCTATGACACAATTAAAGCAGAATGTTTCTACCAATGTAACTGAGACCTATACTAAAGCTTTATTCAATAAAATGGTCGATTTAAAGGATGGCATGAGTCAAGCAGCTTCAGGTAGTGAAAAATTAACTGATGGAGCGAATCAGTTAGTGACAGGAAGTCAAACATTAACTACTAACCTACACTCTTTAGCAGATTCAAGTTTAACATTTTCAAATGGAACGGAGCAGTTTACTAAAGGATTATCTGCTTATGTTTCTGGTGTTGAACAACTTCATCTTGGCTTAGGAAATTTTAATAGTGGTTTAGTTACATATACTGGTGCAGTGAGTCAATTAGATAGCAGATTAGGTCAATTATCTTCTAAAAGTCCTGAATTAGTAAGAGGAATCAATCAGTTATATACTGGTGTAGAATCCTATACTGGCGGTGTTTCTCAGCTTAATGCTGGTCTTAATCAACTTTCATCTGGTGTTAGTGCTTATACAAACGGAGTGGGAAATCTTGCAACAGGTGCTAATCAGTTATCTAGTCAATCAGCTACACTTCGAATGGGGGTGGGGCAATTAAGTGAAGGGATTCAACAACTTTCTAGCAAGTTAGATGCTTCGTCTGGGAAAAAAGATCAAATTAATCAATTATCTTCCGATCTAAATCAGTTAAATCAAGCTATTCAAAATATTGATGTTGAAGATACAAAACAATTAGATTCTGTTTTATCAAGTATAGCATCTCTTTCTAATCAAATTTTAGCAAGTGTTCAGTCTGAAAAAGCAACTACATTAGCCAATATTCAATCGACAGCAGCTTATCAATCTTTGACAAGTGATCAACAAGCTGAGATAAGAGCTTCTGTATCTCAAAATTCAACTGATAGTATTCAATCAGCACAGTCAATTGTAGCTTTAGTTAAAGGTTTACAGGGAAGTTTAGAAAACTTACAAAATCAATCATCTAATCTTTCGATTTTAAAAAATCAAGCTAATCAAGTATTACCTATTGCTTCTACTTCTTTGACAAGATTGTCAAGTGGATTAACAGAGATACAAGGAGCTGTTACTAGCAAATTAGTTCCTGCCAGTCAGTCGATTACATCGAGGGTAAATGCATATACTGCAGGAGTTGATAAAGTTTCTCAGGGCGCAAGTCAACTAAGTGAAAAAAATGCCACCTTGACAAGTAGTTTGGATCAACTAGTTTCAGGCTCAACTACCTTGACACAAAAATCTTCTAACTTGACAGCAGGAGTTGGTCAATTAGTTGAAAAAACTCCAGAATTAGTGTCTGGTATTGAAAAATTATCAACTGGCTCTAACCAATTGAATCAAAAGAGTCAAGAATTGATAGCAGGAGTTGATAAATTGCAGTTAGGATCGGGCCAATTAGCTGATAAATCCAGTCAGTTACTTTCAGGTGCGTCTAAATTAGAGAATGGAGCTAATAAATTGGCAGATGGAGCTGGGAAACTAGCAGAAGGTGGAACAAAGTTAACTTCTGGCTTGGAAGGTTTACAGACAGGAGTTGCTTCTTTAGGACAAGGATTGAGTAATGCTAGTGATCAACTCAAGTCAGCATCAACAGAATCTAAAAATGCAGAGACTTTGTCAAATCCTCTCAGTCTCTCCAAAACTGACAATGACCAAGTTCCTGTAAATGGAATTGCAATGGCTCCTTATATGATATCAGTTGCTCTTTTTGTTGCAGCAATATCAACGAATATGATTTTTGCAAAGCTGCCTTCAGGACGTCATCCAGAGAGCCGTTGGGCTTGGTTGAAATCTCGAGCTGAAATAAATGGTATTATAGCTGTTTTAGCAGGGATTTTGGTATATGGAGGAGTTCATCTTATTGGTTTAACTGCTAATCATGAGATGAGAACATTTATTCTCATTATCCTAACAAGTTTAGTATTCATGTCCATGGTGACCGCTTTAACAACATGGAATAGCCGTATAGGAGCTTTCTTTTCTCTTATTTTGCTTTTATTACAGTTAGCATCAAGTGCAGGTACTTATCCACTTGCCTTGACAAATGATTTCTTTAGAGCTATTAATCCCTGGTTACCAATGAGTTATTCAGTTTCAGGATTACGACAAACAATCTCTATGACAGGAAATATTCATCACCAAGTTATTTTCCTTGCTGTGATATTAGTACTATTTATTGGTTTAGGTATGCTAGCCTATCAACCTAAGAAAATGGAAGGAGATTAA
- the comE gene encoding competence system response regulator transcription factor ComE produces MKVLILEDVIEHQVRLERILDEISKESNIPISYKTTGKVREFEEYIENDEVNQLYFLDIDIHGIEKKGFEVAQLIRHYNPYAIIVFITSRSEFATLTYKYQVSALDFVDKDINDEMFKKRIEQNIFYTKSMLLENEDVVDYFDYNYKGNDLKIPYHDILYIETTGVSHKLRIIGKNFAKEFYGTMTDIQEKDKHTQRFYSPHKSFLVNIGNIREIDRKNLEIVFYEDHRCPISRLKIRKLKDILEKKSQK; encoded by the coding sequence ATGAAAGTTTTAATTTTAGAGGATGTTATTGAACATCAAGTGAGACTAGAAAGAATATTGGATGAAATTTCGAAAGAATCGAATATTCCAATATCATACAAGACAACAGGAAAAGTCCGTGAATTTGAAGAATACATTGAAAATGATGAAGTAAATCAGCTTTATTTCCTAGATATCGATATTCATGGAATTGAGAAAAAAGGATTTGAGGTTGCTCAGCTCATTCGTCATTACAATCCCTACGCTATTATCGTCTTTATCACCAGTCGATCAGAGTTTGCGACTTTAACCTATAAATACCAGGTATCAGCTCTAGATTTTGTTGATAAGGATATCAATGATGAGATGTTTAAGAAGAGAATTGAGCAAAATATTTTTTACACGAAGAGTATGTTACTTGAAAATGAAGATGTTGTAGATTATTTTGATTACAATTACAAGGGAAATGATTTAAAAATTCCTTACCATGATATTTTGTATATTGAAACGACAGGAGTCTCTCATAAATTGCGCATTATTGGTAAGAATTTTGCCAAAGAGTTCTATGGTACCATGACAGATATTCAGGAAAAGGACAAACATACTCAGCGATTTTATTCTCCTCATAAGTCATTTTTGGTAAATATAGGCAATATTAGAGAAATTGACCGAAAGAATCTAGAAATTGTTTTCTATGAAGACCATCGTTGTCCTATTTCAAGGTTAAAAATTAGAAAATTGAAAGATATTTTAGAGAAAAAATCTCAAAAGTGA
- the comD gene encoding competence system sensor histidine kinase ComD has protein sequence MNLFGFGTVIGHFLIISHSYRLICKGQIKSKELYFFGIYTLLVEAVLELSFYLLYLDEIVIERFLFPLGLYSYFRWIKQYERDRGLFLSLLLSLLYESTHNFLSVTFSSITGDNFVSQYHDPFFFVVTVLTYFVVLKIIHYFHLELAYFDKDYLYPFLKKLFFALLLLHIVSFVSDMVSTIKHLNSFGSILSSIVFISLLLTFFAMNSHKEQMEKEIALKQKKFEQKHLQNYTDEIVGLYNEIRGFRHDYAGMLVSMQIAIDSGDLQEIDRIYNEVLVKANHKLRSDKYTYFDLNNIEDSALRSLVAQSIVYARNNSVEFTLEVKDTITKLPIELLDLVRIMSVLLNNAVEGSADSYKKQMEVAVIKMETETVIVIQNSCKMTMTPSGDLFALGFSTKGRNRGVGLNNVKELLDKYNNIILETEMEGSTFRQIIRFKREFE, from the coding sequence ATGAATTTATTTGGATTTGGGACAGTTATTGGTCATTTTTTAATTATTAGTCACAGTTACCGTTTAATTTGTAAAGGTCAAATAAAATCAAAGGAACTATATTTTTTTGGTATCTATACATTACTAGTAGAAGCAGTACTTGAACTTTCCTTTTATCTTCTATATTTAGATGAAATAGTGATTGAAAGATTTTTATTTCCTTTGGGCTTATATTCCTATTTTCGATGGATTAAACAGTATGAGAGGGATAGAGGACTATTCCTAAGTTTACTACTATCTCTTTTATATGAGAGCACTCATAACTTTCTGTCCGTAACTTTCTCCTCTATAACAGGAGATAACTTTGTTTCACAATATCATGACCCATTCTTTTTCGTTGTAACGGTGTTGACCTATTTTGTTGTCTTAAAAATCATTCATTATTTCCATTTGGAACTAGCCTATTTTGACAAAGACTACCTCTATCCTTTTTTGAAAAAATTATTTTTTGCCTTACTACTGCTACATATAGTATCTTTTGTTTCAGATATGGTAAGTACGATTAAACATTTGAATAGTTTTGGAAGTATTTTATCATCTATTGTCTTTATTTCTCTACTTTTGACCTTTTTTGCAATGAATTCGCATAAAGAACAAATGGAGAAAGAGATTGCTTTGAAGCAGAAGAAATTTGAACAGAAACATTTACAGAATTATACAGATGAAATTGTTGGCTTGTATAATGAAATCCGTGGTTTTCGACATGACTATGCTGGGATGCTTGTCAGTATGCAGATAGCAATTGACAGTGGTGATTTACAGGAAATTGACAGAATTTACAATGAAGTTTTGGTCAAAGCAAATCATAAACTGCGTTCAGATAAGTATACTTACTTTGATTTGAACAACATAGAAGATTCAGCTTTACGAAGTTTGGTTGCTCAGTCCATTGTCTATGCTCGAAATAATAGTGTAGAGTTTACACTGGAAGTAAAAGATACGATTACCAAGCTCCCAATTGAACTATTGGATTTGGTTCGTATCATGAGCGTTTTATTGAATAATGCTGTCGAAGGATCGGCTGATAGTTATAAAAAGCAGATGGAAGTAGCAGTTATTAAGATGGAAACTGAAACAGTTATTGTGATTCAGAATTCATGTAAAATGACGATGACTCCTTCAGGAGATCTATTTGCTTTAGGATTCTCCACTAAGGGAAGAAATCGCGGGGTAGGATTAAATAATGTGAAAGAACTACTAGATAAGTACAACAATATTATTTTAGAAACAGAGATGGAAGGCAGTACATTTAGACAAATTATTAGATTTAAGAGGGAATTTGAATGA
- a CDS encoding TetR/AcrR family transcriptional regulator C-terminal domain-containing protein: MQESNKRLKTKRTIENAMVQLLMEQPFDQISTVKLAKKAGISRSSFYTHYKDKYDMIEHYQSKLFHTFEYIFQKHAHHKRDAILEVFEYLESEPLLAALLSENGTKEIQNFLRNKLHIMLSTDLQKRFMQLNLNTTELEYSSIYLTHALFGVCQTWIAHGKKESPQEITDFLMKMLGDTN; encoded by the coding sequence ATGCAAGAAAGTAACAAACGCTTAAAAACAAAGCGAACTATTGAAAATGCTATGGTACAATTACTAATGGAACAACCATTTGATCAAATTTCTACTGTCAAGTTAGCAAAAAAAGCCGGAATTAGTCGTTCCAGCTTCTATACTCACTATAAGGATAAGTATGATATGATTGAGCACTATCAAAGCAAGCTATTTCATACATTTGAATATATTTTTCAAAAACATGCTCATCATAAAAGAGACGCTATTTTAGAAGTCTTTGAATATCTAGAGTCAGAACCACTTCTGGCTGCCCTTCTTTCTGAAAACGGGACTAAAGAAATTCAAAATTTCTTACGAAATAAACTTCATATCATGCTCAGTACAGATTTACAAAAGCGATTTATGCAACTGAATCTTAATACCACTGAATTAGAATACAGTAGCATCTATCTAACTCACGCACTTTTTGGTGTCTGCCAAACTTGGATTGCACATGGAAAAAAAGAAAGTCCTCAAGAAATAACAGACTTCCTTATGAAGATGCTTGGTGATACAAATTGA
- a CDS encoding YfhO family protein, whose translation MKLFFKTYWTYFVSFIIPVIIMTGVYLSQGIYWNSETSPLLGDGFHQYVIFDVTLRNILHGNGSLFYTFTSGLGLNFYALSSYYLGSFLSPLVYFFNLSNMPDAVYLTTLLKFGLIGLSTYFSLNKLSQSIPKSLKLTLSTSYALMSFTVSQLEIKTWLDVFILIPLIITGLQLLITEKKFLLYFTSLSILFIQNYYFGYMTALFLIFWYICQISWDFKTRKSSFLDFIITSFLAGMASLILTLPTLFDLQTHGEKLTEVTKFQTESSWYLDLFAKQFIGSFDTTKYGAIPMIFVGLLPFILTILFFTMKSIKFHVKLIYAIFFAFLIASFYIEALDLFWQGMHTPNMFLHRYAWIFSTLLIYTAAEVLKRLKEIKVWNFLVSLFLVVTGFLATIYLKSHYSFLTDLNILLTLEFLVVYSLLLLVVIKKFISVNLFAILISLFIMVEMSLNASSQMDGIAKEWGFASRSAYNRYIPAMESFSTYIGNQFTRTEKLETQTGNDSMKFNYNGISQFSSVRNRSASSTLDKLGFKSSGTNLNLRYANNSILADSLFGIQYNISENPIDKYGFQDVYQKDNLTLYENQYSLPIAFASQSVYNDVKFNEHTLDNQASFLNQLANVNFDYFSPIHYEKTENTDDLISVTSSSNEDAAIQYQIEVPENSQVYLSFTNLHFSNDKQKKVDILVNGEKKTFTADNTFSFFNLGYTKEKKTFNINVSFPGNSQVSFESPTFYRLDTQTLTEAIQKIKEQPVTVSTSKNKVFATYEVQQDTSIFFTIPYDKGWSAYQDDKKIEIKQAQTGFMKVDVPKGKGTITLSFIPNGFITGAICSFTSLLLFGIYNHRRKSSKA comes from the coding sequence ATGAAATTATTTTTTAAAACATATTGGACCTATTTTGTTTCTTTCATCATTCCCGTAATCATTATGACAGGAGTATATCTATCTCAAGGTATCTACTGGAACAGCGAGACATCTCCACTATTAGGAGATGGGTTTCATCAATACGTTATTTTTGATGTAACTTTACGAAATATCCTGCATGGAAATGGTAGTCTGTTTTACACCTTTACAAGTGGCCTCGGATTAAATTTCTATGCCCTATCTAGTTATTACTTGGGAAGTTTTCTTTCACCTCTAGTTTATTTTTTTAATCTGTCGAATATGCCAGATGCTGTCTATCTGACAACTCTCTTAAAATTTGGATTGATTGGACTGTCAACTTACTTTAGTTTAAATAAATTATCTCAATCGATTCCTAAGTCTTTAAAACTAACTTTATCTACTTCCTATGCTCTGATGAGTTTTACTGTCAGTCAACTAGAGATAAAAACCTGGCTAGATGTTTTTATCTTAATTCCTTTAATTATAACTGGTTTACAGCTACTTATCACTGAAAAGAAATTCCTATTGTACTTTACAAGCCTGTCAATTTTGTTTATTCAAAATTATTATTTTGGCTATATGACAGCATTGTTTCTTATCTTCTGGTATATCTGTCAAATTTCTTGGGACTTTAAAACTCGAAAGTCATCTTTTCTTGATTTCATAATCACCTCCTTTTTAGCTGGTATGGCTAGCTTGATTCTGACTCTTCCTACTCTGTTTGATTTACAGACACATGGGGAAAAATTGACTGAAGTTACAAAGTTTCAAACTGAAAGTAGCTGGTATCTTGATCTCTTTGCTAAGCAATTCATTGGTTCATTTGATACAACAAAGTATGGGGCTATCCCAATGATTTTTGTTGGACTGCTTCCCTTTATTTTAACCATTTTATTTTTTACGATGAAATCTATTAAGTTTCACGTGAAACTTATCTATGCAATTTTCTTTGCATTTCTAATTGCAAGCTTTTATATAGAAGCTCTTGATTTATTTTGGCAAGGTATGCATACTCCAAATATGTTTTTACATCGCTATGCTTGGATTTTCTCTACCTTGTTAATTTACACAGCAGCAGAAGTCTTAAAGCGTCTGAAAGAAATTAAAGTCTGGAATTTTTTAGTTTCCCTTTTTCTTGTAGTAACAGGATTTTTAGCCACCATCTATCTAAAATCGCATTATTCTTTTCTAACAGATTTGAATATTCTGCTTACTCTTGAATTTTTAGTTGTCTATTCTCTTTTACTCCTTGTAGTTATTAAAAAGTTTATCTCTGTAAATCTATTTGCCATTCTAATCTCTTTATTTATAATGGTTGAAATGAGTTTAAATGCCTCATCTCAAATGGACGGAATTGCTAAGGAATGGGGATTTGCTTCTCGAAGTGCTTATAATCGATATATCCCAGCTATGGAATCTTTCTCAACATATATTGGGAACCAATTTACTCGTACTGAGAAACTAGAAACTCAGACAGGAAATGACAGTATGAAATTCAACTACAATGGAATATCTCAATTTTCATCTGTTCGAAATCGTTCAGCAAGCTCTACTTTGGATAAACTTGGGTTTAAATCCTCTGGGACTAATCTCAATCTCCGCTATGCCAATAATAGTATTTTGGCTGATAGTTTATTTGGCATCCAGTATAATATCTCAGAAAACCCTATTGATAAGTATGGTTTCCAAGATGTATATCAAAAAGATAATCTTACCCTATATGAAAATCAATACTCTCTTCCGATTGCATTTGCTAGTCAATCTGTTTACAATGATGTCAAGTTCAATGAACATACCTTGGATAATCAGGCATCGTTTTTAAATCAACTTGCTAACGTCAATTTTGATTATTTTTCTCCAATACATTATGAAAAAACTGAAAATACTGATGATTTGATTAGTGTTACAAGTTCTTCAAATGAGGATGCAGCAATCCAGTATCAAATTGAAGTTCCAGAAAACAGCCAAGTTTATCTTTCTTTCACAAACCTTCACTTTTCTAATGACAAACAAAAGAAAGTTGACATCCTTGTAAATGGAGAAAAGAAAACTTTTACAGCTGATAATACATTCTCCTTCTTTAATCTAGGCTATACAAAAGAGAAAAAGACTTTCAATATCAATGTTAGTTTCCCTGGAAATTCACAAGTATCATTTGAATCTCCTACCTTCTATCGTTTAGATACCCAAACTTTAACTGAGGCAATTCAAAAAATTAAAGAACAACCTGTCACAGTATCAACTTCTAAAAACAAGGTTTTTGCTACATATGAAGTCCAACAAGATACATCTATTTTCTTCACCATTCCTTATGACAAAGGTTGGTCTGCCTACCAAGATGATAAGAAAATAGAAATTAAACAAGCTCAAACTGGCTTTATGAAAGTTGATGTTCCTAAGGGGAAAGGAACTATTACACTTTCCTTTATTCCCAATGGTTTTATTACTGGAGCAATCTGTTCCTTTACTTCTCTCTTACTATTTGGAATCTATAATCACAGACGAAAGTCATCTAAGGCATAA
- a CDS encoding ISL3 family transposase produces the protein MEQLHFITKLLDIKDPNIQFMDIINKDTHKEIIAKLDYDAPSCPYCGSQMKKYDFQKPSKIPYLKTTGMPTRILLKKRRFKCYHCSKVMVAETSLVKKNHQIPRIINQKIAQKLIEKTSMTDIAHQLSISTSTVIRKLNDFHFKHDFSRLPEIMSWDEYSFTKGNMSFIAQDFDKLNIITVLEGRTQAVIRDHFLRYERAVRCQVKIITMDMFSPYYDIASKLFPNAKIVLDRFHIVQHLSRAMSRVRVQIMNQFERKSHEYKAIKRYWKLIQQDSRKLSNKRFYRPTFRMHLTNKEILDKILSYSEELKHHYNLYQLFLFHFQNKEPDKFFGLIEDNLKQVHPLFQTVFKTFLKDKEKIVNALQLPYSNAKLEATNNLVKLIKRNAFGFRNFENFKKRIFIALNIKKERTNFVLSRS, from the coding sequence ATGGAACAATTACATTTTATCACAAAACTACTCGATATCAAAGACCCTAATATCCAATTTATGGATATCATCAATAAGGATACACACAAAGAAATCATCGCCAAACTAGACTACGATGCTCCATCTTGTCCTTATTGTGGAAGTCAAATGAAAAAATATGACTTTCAAAAGCCGTCTAAGATTCCTTACCTCAAAACGACTGGTATGCCTACTAGAATTCTTCTGAAAAAGCGTCGTTTCAAGTGCTATCATTGCTCGAAAGTGATGGTCGCCGAGACCTCACTCGTCAAGAAGAATCATCAAATTCCTCGTATTATCAACCAAAAGATTGCGCAAAAGTTAATTGAAAAGACTTCTATGACCGATATTGCCCATCAGCTTTCCATTTCAACTTCAACTGTCATTCGAAAGCTCAATGATTTCCACTTTAAGCATGATTTTTCTCGTCTTCCTGAGATTATGTCCTGGGACGAGTATTCCTTCACTAAGGGCAATATGAGTTTCATTGCACAAGATTTTGATAAGCTCAATATCATCACTGTTCTTGAGGGTAGAACACAAGCCGTCATTCGAGATCACTTTCTGCGCTACGAGCGAGCTGTTCGTTGTCAGGTGAAAATCATTACGATGGATATGTTTAGCCCTTACTACGATATTGCCAGTAAACTTTTTCCTAACGCTAAAATCGTTCTTGACCGCTTTCACATTGTCCAACATCTAAGCCGTGCTATGAGTCGTGTCCGTGTCCAAATCATGAATCAATTTGAGCGAAAATCCCATGAATACAAGGCCATCAAACGCTACTGGAAACTCATTCAACAGGATAGTCGTAAACTGAGTAATAAACGATTTTATCGCCCTACTTTTCGTATGCACTTAACGAATAAAGAGATTCTAGACAAGATTTTGAGCTATTCAGAAGAGTTGAAACACCACTACAATCTCTATCAACTCTTTCTTTTTCACTTTCAGAACAAGGAACCTGACAAATTCTTCGGACTTATTGAGGACAATCTAAAGCAGGTTCATCCTCTTTTTCAGACTGTCTTTAAAACCTTTCTAAAGGACAAAGAGAAAATCGTCAACGCCCTTCAACTCCCCTATTCTAACGCCAAACTGGAAGCGACCAATAATCTCGTTAAACTTATCAAACGAAATGCCTTTGGATTTCGGAACTTTGAAAACTTCAAAAAACGAATTTTTATCGCTCTCAATATCAAAAAAGAAAGGACAAATTTCGTCCTTTCTAGATCTTAG
- the comC gene encoding competence-stimulating peptide ComC — MKNTVKLEQFVALKEKDLQEIKGGEMRLPKILRDFIFPRKK; from the coding sequence ATGAAAAACACAGTTAAATTGGAACAGTTTGTAGCCTTGAAGGAAAAAGACTTGCAGGAGATTAAAGGTGGGGAGATGAGACTGCCAAAAATCCTCCGTGATTTTATTTTCCCAAGAAAAAAGTAA
- the rlmH gene encoding 23S rRNA (pseudouridine(1915)-N(3))-methyltransferase RlmH yields MKIKVVTVGKLKEKYLKDGIAEYSKRISRFAKLEMIELADEKTPDKASESENQKILEIEGQRILSKVGDRDFVIVLAIEGKTLSSEEFSKQLEEASIKGFSTLTLIIGGSLGLAQDVKKRANLSVSFGRLTLPHQLMRLVLVEQIYRAFTIQQGSPYHK; encoded by the coding sequence ATGAAAATTAAAGTTGTAACAGTTGGGAAACTGAAAGAAAAGTATTTAAAAGATGGTATTGCAGAGTATTCAAAACGAATTTCTCGATTTGCTAAACTTGAAATGATTGAGCTAGCAGATGAAAAAACACCAGATAAGGCCAGTGAGTCAGAAAATCAAAAGATTTTAGAAATAGAAGGTCAGAGAATTTTATCAAAAGTTGGTGATCGTGATTTTGTTATTGTGTTAGCCATTGAGGGGAAAACACTTTCTTCAGAAGAATTTAGTAAGCAGTTAGAAGAAGCTTCTATAAAAGGATTTTCTACTCTTACACTTATTATTGGAGGGAGTCTGGGATTAGCACAGGATGTAAAAAAGAGAGCTAATCTTTCTGTTAGTTTTGGCCGTTTAACCTTGCCCCATCAGTTAATGAGATTAGTCCTTGTTGAACAAATCTATCGCGCTTTTACGATTCAGCAGGGATCACCCTATCATAAATAG